One part of the Vitis riparia cultivar Riparia Gloire de Montpellier isolate 1030 chromosome 15, EGFV_Vit.rip_1.0, whole genome shotgun sequence genome encodes these proteins:
- the LOC117932316 gene encoding histone deacetylase 9 isoform X4: MTVSFHKYGDKFFPGTGDVKETGEREGKFYAINVPLKDGIDDTSFTRLFKTIIAKVVETYQPGVIVLQCGADSLAGDRLGCFNLSIDGHAECVRFVKKFNLPLLVTGGGGYTKENVARCWTVETGVLLDTELPNEIPENEYIKYFAPEYSLKIPNGHIENLNSKSYIGTIKMQVLENLRCIQHAPSVQMQEVPPDFYIPDFDEDEQNPDERVDQHTRDRQIQRNDEYYDGDNDNDQNMDDV, encoded by the exons GAAAcaggagaaagagaaggaaaattttATGCCATAAATGTCCCACTCAAGGATGGAATAGATGACACTAGCTTTACTCGACTTTTCAAAACT ATTATAGCCAAGGTTGTTGAAACTTATCAACCAGGTGTGATAGTTCTTCAATGTGGAGCAGATTCTCTGGCTGGGGACCGCTTGGGCTGCTTCAACCTCTCCATTGATG GGCATGCTGAATGTGTTAGGTTTGTGAAGAAATTCAATTTGCCCTTACTG GTTACCGGTGGTGGTGGATACACAAAAGAGAATGTTGCTCGATGTTGGACTGTTGAAACAGGAGTTCTTTTAGATACAGAACTTCCCAATG AGATCCCAGAAAAtgaatatatcaaatattttgcaCCAGAGTATTCATTGAAGATTCCGAATGGGCACAta GAGAACTTAAATAGCAAATCGTATATTGGAACGATTAAGATGCAAGTCTTGGAAAATCTCCGTTGCATCCAACATGCGCCGAGCGTACAGATGCAAGAG GTTCCACCGGACTTCTATATTCCTGATTTTGATGAAGATGAGCAGAATCCTGATGAACGTGTTGATC AGCACACCCGGGACAGACAAATCCAGAGAAATGATGAATATTATGATGGCGACAACGACAATGATCAGAATATGGATGATGTATAA